The nucleotide sequence TTATTCTGGCGCTGGTGGCGACGGGCGTGATGCAAAACGGGTCGCTGGCGTGACCGGGCGGCGCGTTTCGTCAGCTTCGTATCAGGCGGCGCGGTCTACCCTGCGCCCCATGTCTGCCCTTCGCGTTCCCGCGCTGCTGCTTTCGCTGCTGCTGCCGTCCTGCTCGGCCCAGACCGAGGCCCAGGGTCAGGCGACCCGGAGCGTGCCGACCCAGAGCGCTCCCGTTCCGGCGCCGCGCAAGTCGCCCCCGCAGCCGACCCGTGACCCCGTCAGCGGGCTGGCGTATGTCAACGTCGCGCAGTTGCCGCGTGAAGGCCAGCAGATGCTGACCCTGATCGGCAAGGGCGGGCCTTTTCGCTACAGCAAGGACGGCGTGACCTTCGGCAACCGTGAGGGCCTCTTGCCCCGGCAGGCGCGGGGGTACTACCGCGAATACACGGTCAAGACGCCCGGCGAGAGCGACCGGGGAGCGCGGCGTATCGTGTGCGGCGGGCAACCCGTGACCAGCACCGCCGAGTGCTACTACACCGCCGACCACTACGCCAGTTTCAGGAGAATCCGGCCATGATCAACGTTTTTGCCGCCGAGCCGGAAGGCTTGCAGCAGGCCCCCCACGAAATCCGGATGCTCGCCGCCGGACATCAGGTGTCGGTGCGCGAGGTGTCGCTTGCGGGCGTGCGCGACAAGGACGGGCTGATGCTGGCCTTCCTGTCGGGGCTGGGCCTTACGCAGACGTTCGGGCGCAACTGGGACGCCCTGTACGACGTGCTGACCGACCCCGAGCAGGTGTCGGGGCGCTTCGCGCTGGTGCTGCGCGACTACGACAGTCTGCGCCGCCACCGCCACCTCTGCGCCGAACTCGAAGGCGTGCTGCTCGACGCGCAGCAGGCCGCCAGGGAGCAGGGGCGGAGGCTGTGGCTGCTGGCCGAGGAACCCGACAGCGACACCCGGCACTGGTGAGGCGGCAGGGCACGAAGGAGAGGAGGGGGAAGTTGTCCCTCTCCTCTTTCCGCGCCGCACCCTCTACCCTGTCCGTATGAAGTCCGCTCCGCCCACGCCCGACGATGTCCTGCGGCAGTTGCAGGAGGCCGAGGTCAAGTTTCTGCGCCTGCAATTCACCGACATTCTGGGACACACCAAGAATGTGGAGGTGCCGCGCACCCAGTTCGCCAAGGCGCTGAGCGGCGACGTGACCTTCGACGGCAGCGCGGTGCAGGGCTTCACCCGGGTGGAGGAGTCGGACATGCTCCTCTCGCCGGACCTGTCCACCTTTCTGGTGTACCCGCAGTTCGGGCGCGACGACCGCGAGCGGGGCCGGGTCGCCCGGCTGATTTGCGACGTGACCCTGCCGGGCGGCGAGCCGTTCGCGGGCGACCCCCGCCGGGTGCTGCGGGCGCAGGTGGAGCGGGCGCGGGCGCTGGGGCTGGACATGTACGTGGGCACCGAGCCGGAGTTTTTTCTGTTCGAGCGGGACGCGAGCGGCGCGGCCACCACCGTGACCCACGACAAGGCCGGGTATTTCGACCTCGCGCCGATTGACCGGGGCGAGCGCATTCGCCGCGAAATCGCCAACCGACTGGTCGAGATGGGCTTTGAAATCGAGGCCTCGCACCATGAGGTCGCGCCGGGGCAGCACGAAATCGATTTCCGGTACGCCCCTGCGCTGGAAACCGCCGACCGCATCGCCACCTTCAAGTTCGTGGTCAAGCGCATCGCCCTGGAATACGGCCTGCTCGCCAGCTTTCTGCCCAAGCCGATGGCCGGGGTCAGCGGCAGCGGCATGCACTGTCACCTCAGCCTGTTCCGGGACGGGCAAAATGTATTCGACGACTCCGAGGGCGAGCACGGCCTGTCGGCCACCGCGCACCACTTCGTCGCCGGGCTGCTCGACCACGCCGAGGGCATGACCGCCGTGACCAATCCGCTGGTCAACAGCTACAAGCGGCTGGTGCCGGGCTTCGAGGCCCCGGTCAACATCGCCTGGAGCACGTCCAACCGCTCGGCGCTGGTCCGCATTCCGGCCAAGCGCGGCCCGTCCACCCGCGCCGAACTGAGGATGCCCGACCCCAGTTGCAATCCCTACCTCGCGCTGGCTGCCATGCTCGCTGCCGGGCTGGACGGCATCGAGCGGCAGTTGGAGCCGCCGCCCGCCATTCAGCGCAACATTTTCCGCATGACGGTGCGCGAAAAGCGCCACCACCGGGTCAAGGAGTTGCCCGCCGACCTGCGCGAAGCGGTGGACGAGCTGGAAAAGGACGAGGTGATCGCCGCCGCGCTCGGGGAGCACGTCATGGAGCACTACGTGGCGGCGAAGCGGGCGGAGTGGCGCGAGTACAGCTCGGCGGTTCACGCCTGGGAATTGGAGCGGTATTTGGATTTGGTGTGATTCGGGAGCTATGGCTTCAGCTCTTGGCCCCAACCCCCACCCCCTCTCCCCAGGGGGGACAGGGGAGTTGACGCTGGCGCTGTGCACCTGGCGGTAGTTTCGTTGACCTGTCGGCGCCCTTTGGTTGAACGGGTGGTCTGGATGCTTGCGTCTTGACAAGTCGTGTCAGGCCCGTGCGCCTTCAGCGCCCAACGGCCCTGGCGTTCTGCGTTGCACGATTTTCTGTGGGGCAGCGTAGAAAAAGGGCGAAGCAGAAGCATTCTTTTGACCCTCTCCCCTTGCGGGGGAGGGCCTTGCGGAGCAAGGGGAGGGGGGTGTGCAGACCAACTCTCACACCAACCCCTCAACCCCCACCCCATCGAACAGCCCCCGCAGCGGATACTCCCGAATCGCCGTGCGGGTGCCGCCGATGCTGAAGCTCTCCTTGCCGAGCATCCGCTCTTCCATCGCGGCGCGTTCGTCGGGGGACAGGCGGCCCATCAAGCTGGTTTCGCCCATCTGGGTGCCGTGCGCGGCCAGCGCCGCTTTCTTGTTCTCGGCGTAGGCGCCCACGTCCATCGTGACGGCGAGGGTGGAGTCGGAGACGCCGTACACGAGGGGGTCGAGGGACTGGTCGTGGCCCAGGCGCGAAATCTGGGCAGCGGCCTGGTGGGGCATGGCGGTGTAGTACAGGCGCTGCGGGCCGCCGGAGGGCAGGTGCCCGGTGCTGAAAAAGGCGGCGGTGGCGGCGCGATGAATCTGAAGGTGGTCCACATGCCCGTAGCCGCCGTGCGGGTCGAAGGTGACGATGACCCGCGGCTGCACGTCCTCGATCAGGGCGCGGAGTTTGACTTCTGCGTCCAGCGGGTTGACGTTCATCAGGGCGGTGGGGTCGTCGTGGCGGGTGCGCTCGTAGCGGCCCGAGTCGTGGTAGTCCAGAAACACGGGCGGCTCGATCTCCAGGGCGCGGCAGGCCTCGCGCAGCTCCTGCTCGCGCTGCGCCCCGAGGTCGTCCACCGTCATGCCGGGCACGGTGATTTTGCCCGCCTCGCCCCGGGTCGCGCAGGCCAGCACCACCCGCACCCCTTGGCGGGCGTAGTGGGTCAGGGTGCCGCCCACGCTGAAGGCTTCGTCGTCGGGGTGGGCAAAGATGGCGAGGAGGGTGGGGCGAGTTGAAGCAGTCACGCGGGCAGCATACGGGCCGGAGCCGGGCCGCGCAGAGACCCGCCCTACAGAAAGTCCACCTCGACCCCCTGGGCCTCGGCCTGGGCGCGGGCCTGGGCGAGCCGGGCGTGGGCGGCGGGCAGCAGGGCGCGTTCGGGCCGCAGCCACAGCGCCTGGGCCACCTTGCTCGCGCGGCGCACCAGCAGCCGCTCGCCGGGCCGCGCCAGCGTGACGGCGGCCAGCAGCGCCTGGGCACTCGGCGGCGTTTCGGACAGGGGGTCCAGCGGCACCAGCGCCGACACGCGCTCCCCGCTGCGGCGCAGGCTCACGCGGGCTTCGGGCAGGGCGGGGCGCTGCTCGATGAGCACGTCGGCATGCGGCAGCAGAAGTTCCGGCAGTGCACTGCCCTTGCGTGCGCCGTTGGCGAGGTCGTGCGCGGTCAGCATGTGGCGGCGGGTGCGGGGGGCGTACACGGCCCGCAGGGTGACGCCACGTTCCCCGGCTTCCTTCTGCACTTCCTGGGTGAGTTCGGAGAGCAAAAACGGCCCCCGGCCCCGCGCGACGCAGGCGATGACCGTCTGGTTGTCGGTGTGGACGGTGAGCGCCTCGCCTGCCGGGGCCGCCCGCACCGCCTCCAGGACCGCCCGCAGTTCGGCGGCGTTGTTGTCGGGCGCGTCGAGTTGCCCCTGATGCCGGGCGGGAAGCTGCCCTGGTGTCAGCAGCACCAGCCCCCAGCCGCCGATGCCGCGTCCGTCGGGCTGTTCCTGCCAGCTGGCGTCTACGAAAGCGTGGTTCATCGGCAAAACCTCCCCGGCGCGCTCCAAACGGCGCGGTGACAAGCGAGTGCGATACTACCCGCATGAGCGATGTCGACGTTCTTGATCTTTACAAACAGGCCGGGGCCTTTCACGAGGGCCGGTTTCTGCTCGCCTCCGGGCGGCAGTCGCCCTACTTCATGCAGTCCACCACGCTGCTTCAGCACCCGCGCTCGCTGATGCAGCTCGGCGGCGCGATGAGCCAGCAGATTCTGGCGGCGGGCCTCAAACCCGACTTCATCGTCGGCCCGGCCATGGGCGGCGTGACCCTGGCCTACGAGGTCGCCCGGCAGCTTTCGGACGCTCTGCCCGACGTGCGGGCCATCTTTGCCGAAAAAGACGGCAGCGGCGGCATGAAGCTGCGCGAGGCGTTCGTCATCCGGCCCGGCGAAACCTTCGTGGCCGTCGAGGACGTGCTGACCACCGGCGGCAGCCTTCTGCGGGCCGTCAAAGCCGTCGAGGGACATGGCGGCCAGTGCATCGGCCTGTGCTGCATCATCGACCGCCGCCAGCAGACCGGGCCGCTCGCGGGCTACCCGCTGATGAGCCTGAGGGAACTGTACTTCGACACCTACGCCGCGCACGAAGTCCCCGACTGGCTGGCCGAGCGTCCCCTGCGGGAGATTTGACCATGTTGACCGTCATGAACCGCATCGGCGTCAAGCCCGAATTTGCCGCCCAGTTCGAGGAAAGTTTTCGCAACCGCGCGGGGCTGGTGGACGGGATGCCCGGCTTTATCCGCAACGAGGTGCTGCGGCCCACCAAGCCAGGCGACCCCTACATCGTGCTGACCTACTGGCAGGACGAAGCCTCGTTTCGTGCCTGGACCGAGTCCGACGCGTTCAAGCAGGGCCACGCCCGCAGCGGCTCTCTCCCCCACGACGCCTTCACCGGGCGGCCCGTGCTGGAACTCCACGAAGTTTTTCTGAGCAGCGACAGGTAAACGGGGCCGTTCACCAAGCCCCCTCGAAGGCTGAGGCGGGCGTGTCTGCGTGTCCGGCAGCGTCTCCTCCCTCGCGGGCCAGAAATCGCCGCACAAGTTCGTAGCCGAGCGCGTAGCCACCCCAACGCGGGAGTGCCTGCTCTGCCGAGCCGAAAAACCATGCCGCGTGGTCGTACTTTCCGTGCAATATCGGCGCGGCCCGCTCCCACAGCGCCGCCAGGTTCATCGTCGGCTGCGCGTAGACGGGCGGCTCGCCCCGGTAGCCAGCCTCGAACTGCTGCGCCAACCCCTCGCTGACCAGCGCTTCGAGCAGTGTCTCTCCGTAGCCCGGCCCCCGCCAGCGCCGGACGTGGTGAAGTTCGTGGGCGAGGGTGGCGGGCACTTCGGTGCGCCAGAGGGTCTGGAAAGCCGGACTGTCCGGCGTCACCGTCAGGTCGACCCGGAAAGCGTTGGGAGCGTAGCCGACGACGCCCGTTTCGGGAATGGTGAAGGGGCCGGCGCCCAGCACCACGTCTACCCCGTTCAGGTCCAGTTCGGCAGCGAAACGCGCCAGAGCCTCTTGCGTCACTTCGCGCACTTCGGCAGCAAGGACCGGTGAGAATGGCCCCCCGGCATTCAAAAGGTGAAGGGTGTTCATGCGCTCAGGGTAGGCCCTGCCCCTCGCCGCCGCATCCGCCAAATGGCGCTCAGCGACTGCCGGAGCGGAACAACCGGGGAGGAACGCCCCGCTCGCGCCGCGCCGCGATGACCCGTTCGTACACCGCCTCCAGCGCCGCCGCCCGCACCGGCAGGTCGTACTGCCGGGCCGACCGCCGCGCTTCTTCCTGCATCCGGGGCAGGGCCGCGGGGGCGAGCACCTGAAGCAGGCCCGTCGCCAGCGCCTCGGGCGAGGCTTCGCGCACCGTGCCGTTGTGCCCCTCGGCAATCAGGTCGAGCGCGGCGGGGCTGCGGGCGGCCACCAGCGGCGCTCCGGCGGCCAGCGCCTCGATCATGGACATCGGCAGCACTTCGCTGGTGCTGGCGGTCAGGAAAGCGTCGGCGGCGCTCAGCGCTTCGGGCACGCGGGCGTAAGGCACCGCGCCCGTAAAGGTCACGCCCTCCGGGGCCGCCGCCTGCGCCGCTTCCCGGCTGGGGCCGTCGCCCACCACCAGCAGCCGCAGTTCGGGCCGCCGGGCGCGGGCCTGCGCGAAGGCGGCCAGCATGGTGTCCAGGTTCTTTTCGGGTGCCAGTCGCCCCAGGTAGACGGCCAGCGGCGCGCCCTGCGGCAATCCGAACTCGGCGCGGAAGGCGGCGCCGCTTACCCCCTCGAACGCGCTGAGGCTGACGGGGTTGGGCAGCAGCTCGATTTCGCCGCCGTAGCCGTAGCCGCGCAGCATGTCCACCATCGCCCGGCCCGGCGCCAGCACCGCGTCCATGCGCCGGGCCAGCGCCGAAACGTGGGGGTGAATCATGGCGCGGCTGACTTTGGACGGCAGCGGCGCGTAGTGGATGTATTCGTCGTACTGGGTGTGCGCGGTGTACACGACGGGCGCGCGCGACAGTCGCCCCCAGCGCAGCGCGAGTTGCCCGGCCAGAAAGGGGTGCATGGTGTGCCACACGTCCACGCCCCGCAGCGGCAACCGGGCCGAGAGCAGCGGCCCCGGCGCGAGCATCACCGGGTAATCGGCGGGGGCACCCAGCGCCTGCGCCCCGGCGAACGACGCGTTCAGGCGGTACACGCCCGGCTCCGGGTCGCGGGGCGCCTGGGGGTGACGCGGCGCGAAGACCCGCACCTCGTGGCCCCGGTCGCGCAGACCCTGGACAAACAGCGCGGTGCTGGTCGCCACCCCGTTGCGGGAAGGCAGGTAAGTGGCGGTCACGATTCCGATACGCACAGTCACGGCGAGTGTAGACGCTGGAAGTGAAGGTGTCATTTGACAGCCCCGTCTGGCACACTCGGCTCATGACCCACTCCGCGCCCCAGCCGGCCCTGTCCGTTCCCGACCTGATTGCCAAAAAGCGCGACGGCGCCGCCCACACCCACGCCGAACTCGAAGCCCTGGTCCTGGGCTTTACCCGGGGCGAGGTGCCTGACTACCAGCTCAGCGCGTGGCTGATGGCGGTCTACCTGCGCGGCATGACCCCCCAGGAAACCGCCGACCTGACGCGGGTGATGGCGGCCAGTGGCGAGCAGCTCGACCTCGGCAGCCTGAAAGACACCGTGGACAAGCACTCCACCGGCGGCGTGGGGGACAAGACCTCGCTGGTGCTCACGCCGATGCTCGCCGCGCTGGGCCTGACCGTCGCCAAGATGAGCGGGCGCGGGCTGGCCCACACCGGGGGCACCATCGACAAACTGGAGAGCATTCCCGGCTGGTCTCCCGAACTGCCCGAAGACCGCTTTCTGGCGCAGGCCCGCGACATCGGCCTCGCGCTGGTGGGCCAGAGCAAGGACCTCGCGCCCGCCGACGGCAAGCTCTACGCCCTGCGCGACGTGACCGCCACCGTGCCCTGCCTGCCCCTCATCGCCAGTTCCATCATGTCCAAGAAGCTAGCGTCGGGTGCCCAGACCATCGTGCTGGACGTGAAGGTGGGCGCCGGGGCCTTCATGACCACCCCGGAGGCGGGGCGCGAACTCGCGCAGGCGATGGTGGACATCGGCACGCGCGCCGGGCGCACCGTCCGCGCCGTGCTGACCGAGATGGACACTCCGCTGGGCTTCATGGCAGGCAACAGCCTGGAAGTGCAAGAAGCCCTGGCGACCCTGCGCGGCGAAGGCCCGGACGACCTGACCGAACTGTGCGTGGCGCTGGCGGTGGAAGCCCTGGTCGCCCACGGCGAGGACGCTGTGGCGGCCGAGCAGCGGGCACGCCAGACCCTGCGTGACGGCAGCGCCCTGGCCCGCTTCCGCGCCTTCGTGCAGGCGCAGGGCGGCGACCCGGCCTTTGTGGACGACCCGGCGCGGCTGGACGTGGCCCTGGACCGCGCCGAGGTGCTGGCCGCCCAGAGCGGCTTCGTGACCCGCGTGGACGCCCTGAGCGTGGGGCGGGCGGTGCTGGCCCTCGGCGGCGGACGCGAGCGCAAGGGCGAAGCGATTGACCACGGCGTGGGCGTGGAACTGCTGAAAAAACCCGGCGAGGCGGTGCGGGCGGGCGAGGCCGTGCTGCGGCTCTACCACCGGGGCGGGCGCGGCCTGGAACGCGCCCAGGAACTGCTGCGGGCCGGGTTGGAGATAGGCGCCCAGGCCCCCGCCGCCGAACCGCTGATTCTGGACCGCATCGATAAAAAGTCGGACTACAGCATTTGACAAAAAGACGCAACGTCTTTTTGGCGAGCGGACTGGGACAGCTCGTAGAGAGCGAGTGCAAAACACGGAGCAGGGCGGACTTGCAAAGCTCTGCGGGGCAGCTCTGCGAGTCCGCAGGAGAGAATGGAGTGATGCGGGGTGCCGTTCCGCGCATCACGTAATACGGATTCCGCTTAATTCCTGCACAGTCGGGAAAGCGCCGCCTGTGCATCCATATCGCAGAATCCGTATTTTTTCCTACTCGCATCCGCTCGGATTGAATCTGAAACTACCAGATTCAATCGGAATCCGTATAATTCAGAGAACTGCTCTAGGACGGCGTTTCCGACACTTTGTCTGAGCTAAAGCTGTAAGACGGCGGGGCCTAAGCTTCCCCGGTATGAGCGTTCTGAACAGTCTCCTGGCCGCACTGGTCAAGGAAGGGGCCAGCGACATTCACCTGCGAGCCGGGACCGCTCCGGCGGCCCGCATCAATGGGGTGATTCGGCGCTTCGGAGAAAGCCGTCTCACGCCCGAGCATCTGCAACAGTTCACCCAGGAAATGCTGCCCAGCAGCGCCCTGTGGGACAGCTTCCTGGCCCGGCGCGAGGCCGACTTCGCCTACGGGCTGGCGGGAGTGGGGCGCTT is from Deinococcus wulumuqiensis R12 and encodes:
- a CDS encoding glycosyltransferase family 4 protein gives rise to the protein MRIGIVTATYLPSRNGVATSTALFVQGLRDRGHEVRVFAPRHPQAPRDPEPGVYRLNASFAGAQALGAPADYPVMLAPGPLLSARLPLRGVDVWHTMHPFLAGQLALRWGRLSRAPVVYTAHTQYDEYIHYAPLPSKVSRAMIHPHVSALARRMDAVLAPGRAMVDMLRGYGYGGEIELLPNPVSLSAFEGVSGAAFRAEFGLPQGAPLAVYLGRLAPEKNLDTMLAAFAQARARRPELRLLVVGDGPSREAAQAAAPEGVTFTGAVPYARVPEALSAADAFLTASTSEVLPMSMIEALAAGAPLVAARSPAALDLIAEGHNGTVREASPEALATGLLQVLAPAALPRMQEEARRSARQYDLPVRAAALEAVYERVIAARRERGVPPRLFRSGSR
- the glnA gene encoding type I glutamate--ammonia ligase produces the protein MKSAPPTPDDVLRQLQEAEVKFLRLQFTDILGHTKNVEVPRTQFAKALSGDVTFDGSAVQGFTRVEESDMLLSPDLSTFLVYPQFGRDDRERGRVARLICDVTLPGGEPFAGDPRRVLRAQVERARALGLDMYVGTEPEFFLFERDASGAATTVTHDKAGYFDLAPIDRGERIRREIANRLVEMGFEIEASHHEVAPGQHEIDFRYAPALETADRIATFKFVVKRIALEYGLLASFLPKPMAGVSGSGMHCHLSLFRDGQNVFDDSEGEHGLSATAHHFVAGLLDHAEGMTAVTNPLVNSYKRLVPGFEAPVNIAWSTSNRSALVRIPAKRGPSTRAELRMPDPSCNPYLALAAMLAAGLDGIERQLEPPPAIQRNIFRMTVREKRHHRVKELPADLREAVDELEKDEVIAAALGEHVMEHYVAAKRAEWREYSSAVHAWELERYLDLV
- a CDS encoding ribonuclease domain-containing protein, with translation MSALRVPALLLSLLLPSCSAQTEAQGQATRSVPTQSAPVPAPRKSPPQPTRDPVSGLAYVNVAQLPREGQQMLTLIGKGGPFRYSKDGVTFGNREGLLPRQARGYYREYTVKTPGESDRGARRIVCGGQPVTSTAECYYTADHYASFRRIRP
- a CDS encoding barstar family protein, yielding MINVFAAEPEGLQQAPHEIRMLAAGHQVSVREVSLAGVRDKDGLMLAFLSGLGLTQTFGRNWDALYDVLTDPEQVSGRFALVLRDYDSLRRHRHLCAELEGVLLDAQQAAREQGRRLWLLAEEPDSDTRHW
- the pyrE gene encoding orotate phosphoribosyltransferase, which produces MSDVDVLDLYKQAGAFHEGRFLLASGRQSPYFMQSTTLLQHPRSLMQLGGAMSQQILAAGLKPDFIVGPAMGGVTLAYEVARQLSDALPDVRAIFAEKDGSGGMKLREAFVIRPGETFVAVEDVLTTGGSLLRAVKAVEGHGGQCIGLCCIIDRRQQTGPLAGYPLMSLRELYFDTYAAHEVPDWLAERPLREI
- a CDS encoding antibiotic biosynthesis monooxygenase family protein → MLTVMNRIGVKPEFAAQFEESFRNRAGLVDGMPGFIRNEVLRPTKPGDPYIVLTYWQDEASFRAWTESDAFKQGHARSGSLPHDAFTGRPVLELHEVFLSSDR
- a CDS encoding PIG-L deacetylase family protein, encoding MTASTRPTLLAIFAHPDDEAFSVGGTLTHYARQGVRVVLACATRGEAGKITVPGMTVDDLGAQREQELREACRALEIEPPVFLDYHDSGRYERTRHDDPTALMNVNPLDAEVKLRALIEDVQPRVIVTFDPHGGYGHVDHLQIHRAATAAFFSTGHLPSGGPQRLYYTAMPHQAAAQISRLGHDQSLDPLVYGVSDSTLAVTMDVGAYAENKKAALAAHGTQMGETSLMGRLSPDERAAMEERMLGKESFSIGGTRTAIREYPLRGLFDGVGVEGLV
- a CDS encoding DUF2268 domain-containing putative Zn-dependent protease (predicted Zn-dependent protease with a strongly conserved HExxH motif); its protein translation is MNTLHLLNAGGPFSPVLAAEVREVTQEALARFAAELDLNGVDVVLGAGPFTIPETGVVGYAPNAFRVDLTVTPDSPAFQTLWRTEVPATLAHELHHVRRWRGPGYGETLLEALVSEGLAQQFEAGYRGEPPVYAQPTMNLAALWERAAPILHGKYDHAAWFFGSAEQALPRWGGYALGYELVRRFLAREGGDAAGHADTPASAFEGAW
- a CDS encoding thymidine phosphorylase, which codes for MTHSAPQPALSVPDLIAKKRDGAAHTHAELEALVLGFTRGEVPDYQLSAWLMAVYLRGMTPQETADLTRVMAASGEQLDLGSLKDTVDKHSTGGVGDKTSLVLTPMLAALGLTVAKMSGRGLAHTGGTIDKLESIPGWSPELPEDRFLAQARDIGLALVGQSKDLAPADGKLYALRDVTATVPCLPLIASSIMSKKLASGAQTIVLDVKVGAGAFMTTPEAGRELAQAMVDIGTRAGRTVRAVLTEMDTPLGFMAGNSLEVQEALATLRGEGPDDLTELCVALAVEALVAHGEDAVAAEQRARQTLRDGSALARFRAFVQAQGGDPAFVDDPARLDVALDRAEVLAAQSGFVTRVDALSVGRAVLALGGGRERKGEAIDHGVGVELLKKPGEAVRAGEAVLRLYHRGGRGLERAQELLRAGLEIGAQAPAAEPLILDRIDKKSDYSI
- a CDS encoding ribonuclease HI, whose product is MNHAFVDASWQEQPDGRGIGGWGLVLLTPGQLPARHQGQLDAPDNNAAELRAVLEAVRAAPAGEALTVHTDNQTVIACVARGRGPFLLSELTQEVQKEAGERGVTLRAVYAPRTRRHMLTAHDLANGARKGSALPELLLPHADVLIEQRPALPEARVSLRRSGERVSALVPLDPLSETPPSAQALLAAVTLARPGERLLVRRASKVAQALWLRPERALLPAAHARLAQARAQAEAQGVEVDFL